A region of the Phaseolus vulgaris cultivar G19833 chromosome 11, P. vulgaris v2.0, whole genome shotgun sequence genome:
CGTGCTTTGTCATTGTCCTTTGTCTTCCCAGTCACATTCATGACAGTATTAAAAATGTTATCGAAGAAGTTTTTTTCAATATGCATAACATCAAGATTATGTCTTAATATATTGTCTTTCCAGTATGGAAGATCCCAAAAGATGCTTCTTTTTGTCCAGTTATGCCACTCCCCGTAACCATGTATTCTTTGCACACCACTCTCAGTTACTTTAGGATAAGCCTTTACTCTATTCCAAACTTGTGTAGGTGTGAACTTAGGTGGTGGAGGATCCATGTCAACTTCCCCCTTCTTGAACGCATTCTTGTTCCTCCTAAATGCATGATCATTTGGTAAAAATCTACGATGCGAGTCAAACCAAGAATTTTTCCCCCCATGATGTAATCTAAATGCCTTTGAATGCTCCATGCAATGTGGGCATGCTAATTTACCATGAGTTCCCCAACCAGACAACATACCGTATGCAGGAAAATCATTAATCGTCCACATTAACATTGCCCTCATCATGAAGTTCTCTTTCCTTGAAATATCGTATGTTGGGACACCACTCCACAATTTCTTCAAGTCGTCTATCAAGGGCTCCAAAAATACATCAATACCAGCCTTTGGATTGAATGGGCCTGGTATGAGACAACTCAAAAACATATAAGGTTTAGACATGCACATTTCGGGAGGAAGATTATACGGGGTCACAATTATTGGCCAACATGAATAGGGTGCATTTGATGCTTGCACATATGGATTAAAACCATCAGAGCATAAACCTAATCGCACATTGCGTGCCTCCACAGAAAAATCGGGATATATTGTATCAAAGTGTTTCCAAGCCTCGCCATCACATGGATGACGCAAAACACCATTATTGCTTCTGTTATCATAGTGCCATGTCATTTGTCCCGCAGTCTGTGTTGAAGCATACATTCTTTGCAACCTTGGAATTATTGGCAAATAGAACATTGCTTTTACAGGAACTGGTTTTTTGTTACTTGGTCTGGTGTTCTGGTGATGATACCTTGACTTGTGACAAAATTTGCATCGAAGCAACGCTCCATCATTTTTACCGTATTCGTTATCATAGAAGAGCATGCAACCATCCACACAACAATCAATCCTCTTAGCCTGTAATCCCAATTTCGACACTAGCCTTTTTGCATCATAATAACTTTTAGGCAAACCTATTTTGGTAGGTGTTGCATCTAAaagcatttttgaaataaaCTCTAAGCATTGGTTTGGAATATTCCAATTGGATTTGCAAGCTAATAGTCGGACACACATTGATAATTTGGAGTCAGATGACCCTTTATACAATGGCGCATTTGCATCCAACAAAAGGTCATAAAATCTTTGAGTTTCTTCGTTCGGAGGCTCTTCCATGTTATCTACATTTGGTACTCGGAATGACTCTTGTTGCCTAAAAGCATCATACACCATGTCTTCCATCAACCTAACTTGGTCATTTTGTGACTGAAGGTGTGCACCTCCAATTATTTCCAAAGGCATGCAATTATCGTTATTATCCAAGTCACCTTCTACCATGTCTTCACCATGATCACTCCAAATCCAATAATTAGATTTGAAACCATGTTTGTAGAGATGAACCTTCACAAGTCTTTCCTCCAAAATTCTTGTACAATCACACTTAGTACATGGACATCGTATTCCCCCATCATTCAGATAACATTCTTGTTGGCAAGCTTTGGTTATAAACTCTTCAACTCCCAATATAAAAGTCTCTTTCAAAGCACCTCTTCCTCTATAACACCTATCATACATCTATCCACGATTTGATGGAAACTGATCCATGTTCTGTTCATAAAGCAATTGACAAAAAGTCAACGATTTTTTCAAAGATCGTGCTATAAACGAACATTTAAGAGTTCGTGTTAGAAACGAACATGTAAGAGTTTGTGTTACAAACTCTACCTAAATCTTCTTTAGGTATTataattagtaataaaaaaatatttttcatgcatTAAATTACAGAATTTTATACATAAGAAATCGCAATGAGAATTTACCCAATGGCAAGATATTGGATTGTATTGactttttgaattatggatttatCACTTATGCCTACATTGACTCAAATGAGGAAGTGAACCATCAAAAAAAAGTTCACTgctatcattattttaaaattatcaagTTTTATAGCTAATAAATTCATACAAAAATTCATTAAACCACAATAAcagaaacataaaaatatacatCAGCTCATACAATGTATAATGTATCACTTTACAGAGACAAACTAAAGCCCTGCACATTCCCAGCTCAATAACCCAAAAATAAACCATAAACCATGTATGCCAAAATAAACCAAAAAACCAGCAACTTCCTGCAAACAAAGAGAGCAGCATACAAAAAAGTAGAttctatttttttctacaaTTTTTGTTACATATTAAACAAAACCTGAACGGTTGTAGCGGTGGTGGCCGGAGGTCACACGGTGGTGGCGAAACCGAAAGAGATCGTGCGTGCGGTGTGGCAGATAGGGTTGCTGTTCGCTGGTGCTGTTCGCTGGAAATGGGATTGCTGTTCGCTGTTCGCTGGAATTGAGGTTGCTGTTCGCTGGTGCCGTTCTGGAAATGGAGTTGCTGTGCTTTAGGTTTTAGTGAATGAAGATGCGTGGAGTGAGCTGCTGAAGAATACATGGGCTAATGAATAATACATGGGCCAGTGAAAGTAAAGTGAACTTGGGCTTAGAAGATTACGTTAAGGTGCCCGGTTTCAATTaaaattcaacatttatttttatttttatttttttaattattttgttttttaattttaatgaaataatataaatcacatttaattttttatgtaatttatttttaaaattgtttatttagttattttaattgaatataatttaaataaatattcaattactttaagtaattcaatatattaactttaaatagtcaaaaaaatattttattgaagtgAAGGTTGGCTGAGTGGAGAACTGTAGTGAAGTGGCTGGGGTTCAAACTCAAATTCaacatattcttaattttttattgttttttttctcaattattttgttttctaattttaatgaaataacataaatcacatttaattttttatgttatttatttttaaaattctttatctgattatttttaattgaatataatttaaataaatattcaattactttaagtaattcaatatatttactttaaatagtaaaaaaaaaatattttattgaagtgAAGGTGGGCTGAGTGGATAACTGTGGTGAAGTGGCTGGGGTTCAAACTCAAATTTaacatattcttaattttttatttttttttctcaattattttgttttctaattttaatgaaataacataaatcacatttaattttttatgttatttatttttaaaattctttatctgattatttttaattgaatataatttattaatataatttaatattcaattactttaagtaattcaatatattaactttaaatagtaaaaaaaaattattttattgaagtGAAGGTGGGCTGAGTGGATAACTGTGATGAAGTGGCTGGGGTTCAAACTCAAATTTaacatattcttaattttttatttttttttctcaattattttgttttctaattttaatgaaataacataaatcacatttaattttttatgttatttatttttaaaattctttatctgattatttttaattgaatataatttattaatataatttaatattcaattactttaagtaattcaatatattaactttaaatagtaaaaaaaaaatattttattgaagtaAAGGTGGGCTGAGTGGAGAACTGTAGTGAAGTGGCTGAGGTTCAAACTCAATTTCaacatattcttaattttttattgtttttttttcgcaattattttgttttctaattttaatgaaataacataaatcacatttaattttttatgttatttatttttaaaattctttatctaattatttttaattgaatataatttattaatataatttaaataaatattcaattactttaagtaattcaatatattaactttaaatagtaaaaaaaaaatattttattgaagtgAAGGTGGGCTGAGAACCCTAAACCCGGGTTCAAACTCAAATTCaacatattcttaattttttattatttttttttctcaattgttttgttttctaattttaatgaaataacataaatcacatttaattttttatgttatttatttttaaaattctttatctgattatttttaattgaatataatttattattataatttaaataaatattcaattactttaagtaattcaatatattaactttaaatagtcaaaaaaaaaatattttattgaagtgAAGGTGGGCTgagaaccctaaaccctaaacccgggttcaaactcaaattcaacgtattcttaattttttattattttttttctcaattgttttgttttctaattttaatgaaataacataaatcacatttaattttttatgttatttatttttaaaattttttatctgattatttttaattgaatataatttattattataatttaaataagtatttaattactttaagtaattaattaattaaattttaaataatcaaaataaaatataaaattaaattaatttatgataTAACACACGTTAAGatcacttatatttttatttctattttcaatattttttattgttttttctttctcaattttattgttttttaattttaataaaataacataaaatacgTTAACTCTTTATTTCTagttttttaattaactaaatttgtaatagcttacatacggattaaatccgtatgtaagaatttctatttttaattaaattttaaataacatatataCGGAAAATATctgtgtataatttttttttaaaaaaaaaatttacatacggatcaaatccgtatgtaaattaaaaaaaattaaaaatttaaaaaatagttacatACGGATATTATTTAATCtgtaattaagtttttttaaaaaaaagtcgttacatacggatttaatccgtatgtaagtttttttaaaaaataaaaaattgttacatATGAATTCCATCCGTATGTAagaatttctatttttaattaaattttaaataacatatatacaaaaaatatccgtatataatttttttttttaataaaacttacatacggatttaatccgtatgtaaattaaaaaaaattaaaaatttaaaaaatagttacatACAGATAGTATCCGTatgtaagtttttttaaaaaaagtcgttacatacggatttaatcCATAtgtaagttttttaaaaaaataaaaaattgttacatacggattctatccgtatgtaatttttttttttaaaaagaattcgttacatacggattattaTCCGTATGTagaaatccgtatgtaatactaacattacatacggatctaCATACATATGtaaaaaatccgtatgtaatgttgaaGTTATATACAGATCAGaattcgtatgtaaaaatccgtatgtaaaatctgtatgtaatgtctattttatatacggattttgatccgtatgtaaaaaacTGTATGTAACTAgcgattttcttgtagtgtattggGGTTCTCtatgcaaaggtatgaacaaattgcatactacattttcatcaatttaaaaggtaatttCTGGTTATGAAAAATGTCCTTTTTGCTgtcacagtaaaacaaccgattgttttttcgaaacaaccgattgtttttcctctggCATCTCTGTATAATGCTGTCAAGTTTGtttatgcatgattaaaccattcctccttttcaaatcttgcttttggacaaatatacattgagtgtgcctcagaatttgataataaaagttatatccacttgttttcttgaaagctctatgacatgttctattcttgaaatgtcaaaaTTGTTTGTACTGCTGGACTACTCTATTATCATTCTGATTTCTGCTTTCTACAACCCTTCTCATTTTCTATTTGTAGATCAAATAAGGGGAGAAGTGTATGCTTGATTCGGTTGTATAGTTAGCTTTAAATCtgatgcattatgttgttgcttctctgcacttgaaagcacttgagtacttcaatttttctggtttttctgctaatgttgtatatgcagaaaactggtttgtgtgtgtcttgttatcttgttgctatacttgctttgtatatgcatcaattTTGTGTTACAGGACCCTTCAAGTACAAGTGCTATGATGAAGAATAATCAAAGTGATGCTTATGGTTCAAGAGTATACACCTTACACAAATTCTtgacaagtcaaaattcatgacctgtgtaaagtaagttgtatatgttcatcctatgcttttggcttcataagaccaaatgaGATTTTAAACATGCTTGAGGTAATGCAAAtgtatgaatgtatttcattatgcatttcccaacactttgaaagatgatttgctttgaaaaataactttttcttgctgtctcagaaaaacaaccgattgttttcatgaaacaaccgattgttttacctctggAACATTtgagtcaaatatgcattctttgtgcctctgaattagatcataaagagatatattctttgttttccttgaaattcaaagcttttttatgaatggcaaccacattggtggtcatgaggttgatgaatatttgtgaatgtTCTTTGGAATATCTAGAAGGTTTTCTCTTAACAGAAGAGAGAATGTGTCTACAAAATCCAACTCTTgagcaatcatttgaccaacttgaagATGAACTTTTTGAAGTACTCCATTGTTGGGTGCTACTAGATGAAGAAAAGATTGGGGGAGAAATTgtggtctccttgctgaaatttcTAGGGTCTATGGTACTTTGATTCTGCTGCTGTCATAGCTCTGACACGCCATAGATCTTTGCTGCAAATTTGATATGGTATGAAATAtttgttgctgcaatggtgcTGCTACAACACACAGGTTTTCTGGTTGATCATGTTGCTGCTATATGCTGGTTTTCAATGCTGGAAATTTTGTTGTTTGtatcccttctttcattctatttgagaagacaaatagggggagaatgatgtggttttatgtgttgtgtTGCTGCTGCTACACTATGGTGTTATctggttttatcatggtttaaattctGTTGTTGCCATGGTCTCATTCACCATAGTTCTGCTGCACACAAGTCTCATTTTGGCACTGGTTTTTATGGTTATTTGACTGGTTTTTTCTGCTTAaaggcttatgcagaaaactggttttgtgtgccttggtatcctgctggtatacttgctttgtatatgcacaaattctgttttgcaggacctttcaagttcaaaaacaacaacacaaacaaatcagggatttgtcttcatcaaataggggaagattgttgaacaagatgctttgatgtctccaaatccaaaaggaaagcttgaagaccttgctgctgggtgtgtgtgtgttgtctagttgtttaaaacttgttaattcactacttaagttgatccaagttcatttgaatctttaaccttttgaaaagatatgttttctaaaaagctgtcaaaaattcaacaggttgttttaccttagctgtttttgaaaaacttggttgactttgctgtcaaaccaaaacaatcgattgtttcgacaaaacaaccgattgttttcctgcaaaccttaacagaattctgttaagcggttttaatatgttttaaatgatcctaactaacttggatcctttattaaatgttttttaccacttggtgggtctatataaaggtggttttatgctcctaatcttggagtaacataaagagtttatcaaaaacagtttttccaaaagtagtgtgtttcttgaggggttcaaggtcactacttcaGTGTGTTATgtgtgtaatctggttttgattgcataatggaatacccagtggtttctggggactggatgtagctcttggtgtaagagtgaaccagtataaattgtttgcgtgcttatctcttacccttaagtctttaaattctgtttttaagttgtttatataaactactgataaaaacaaccgattgtttcgacaaaacaaccgattgtttttctgatatcatcttcaaacagttttgggtatttgtttccttgattcttttctctgtaattcagcattgattttcattataccttcaaagtttgcgaaaatccctcttaaacaattcaccccctctcgtttaaggccatatattctaacaatatattgattaatgaaattatttacgATCTATAAAGGAGAGCTAGACATACACTACAAAACATAGTTATTTAACGTCAACCAAAAGCTGATACCAACAAGTGAAAACCAACACTAATTAGTCAATAATGTCATATTTGTACAACTCGTGTAGCGAACGCGAATTCTATAGATGCTAATTGATTAGCATTGACTTTTGAAGGTCAACTCTAACTAGTAATTGGCTATGATGATGCAATTCAtcactaaattttaaattaatttttaattaaagcaGTTTAGTGTTGATTAATTAAagactaatattttttttcattttaaaaatttatttaatttagcaTTGGCTAAGTTGATTCTAAATAAAATCTATtttgaatattaatttaatttgcattTATTTGGTTGATACCAACGACAACAATTGTACAACACCTCCATCTTccacaaaataaaatacaaacagAAATAGAAAAATTTAGTTGATGAAGGAGATGAGTGTAGATGAAGGAAATGAATGTGGATGATAGAGATAAATGTAAATGAAGGAGAAGAAGAGAATAATGTTGATGAAGGAAATGAGTGCGGATGAAAGAGATGAGTGCGCGTGAAGGAAATGAGTGTGCAGGAAGGAGATGTCTATGCTTGAAAGAGATGATAAGTGTGAATGAAGGAGATGAGTGTGTGTGAAAGAGATGAATGTGTGAAAGAGATGAATGTGTGAAAGAGATGAGTGTGAGGTAATTTATATAGTGGGAGAAAAATTGTGAGTTAGGAAGTTTGTAATCTTTAAATTTTAGCTTttggattaaaaataatatgttggTCGTATTCATTCTCACAAAGCTAAAAAGattcataatatatttgttGTCTTAAAGGCTGACccaaacttaaataaatattaaagttaAATCATATTAGTGTCATCCTAATCGAtactaacttaaataaataataagacaaataacttaaataaataataagacaAATAAGATTAGTATCAGCTTAACCAAaactaacttaaaaaaaaatactaaaaaaattaagaataacgTTAACTAGACCAACATTAAcgttatttattataataacattAGCTTAACactaacataaatatttttacttgACTAAAACGATTCTATTAGTGTTGATGAAACCAATACTAATTAACACATCGATACTAATTTGAcactaatataaatatttatttattaaaaaaataaaaataattagcatAAAACTGAAGTTGGCTAAAATAACTCTAACataaactaaattatttaaaaagaactttacatttttttaacctttttaaaaaaatatcttttatttcaCGTTATAATTAGTTAACCGAACTTTAATAATCATAATCAGTTATCACTAACATTtggattttttatatttatgtttagattgagttgtaattttttaaaattttaactaattttttaattttatcgaACTTATGAGTATATATTAACTCATCCAATATATAGTtagagtttaaatttttttttatcggcaagtTAGAGTTTAAATGATGATTGATCTCATATATTCCACATTGTTAATAAGTAACATTAATGACTTTAATTAGTTCGACAAATTTAAGGCTGACTTTGGTCATGCATTTCCCATTCAATGACCTTGCATTGAATGTTTGAACAAGGACTGAATTTTGATACATGATGTAAGCATCTCATGAGTTCTATCTCGTACATGATTATACAATTTCAATTCACTGTTTAGCTAGAAAACCTAAACAATATTCTTTCATATAAAagaccattttttttttctggtgaTCATAACAAACTATGTTGACATGAACAGTGCAGCACTAGGTagcaaaattaattaatttgtttccaTTACAGGGGTCCTTTAATTTGCTATGAACCAGACAACCAATGATGGGGCATGCCCACCAAATGTCGCCTACATAGTAGACCTTTGTCATCTTGTAAGCAAACAACATCTCATTGCTAACATTTTAGCCTTTTATTCAATTCCATTTCCGCCCTCTCAATTCTATTTGACCTAtctattttgaagaaaaaaaaattatgaaatagataATATTTCCTTGCAAGTAATATTATcttctaaataaatataaactttctatttattgaatttaacttatattacatttgattttaaaatatattatttattttataaaatagctACAAAACTAGtttgttttagaaaataatgCTATTAATACTTGTCTTTATTATTGTGGGAAAATGAGGTTTAAAGTTATTCATATTTTGTGTGAAAGGAATGCGTGtcctgataagttgactaatttaaaatttattcataaataatcatttcattgttataataggctttcatctaatctattattataattctttatgaatatgtatagtctacctatgtatagtttttgttaacatatgagttttggtctagtcctcccatattttttttttaataataattttttcatgtgatgacagatgattgttgttacttgaaatGTCTGACTAGCTGAGATGTCTGACTAAcataaaagcttttataaaaaataattctattaATACGAAGTATCTACacgtttttattaatattttgtttttaatgagattttcttaaactttttaggagtattttctaaaaaaaaataaatatataaactaagtttaggaaaaaaaattagtcattatattgactaaattaaacattaatttagagattaaaaaattattgatatctaaatattttttattattaataaaatttataaattaattttataaattgatatttaatcgtctagaaatgttttaattactaactgatttaaattttaaaattaataactaaaaacattgataactaattaaatactaattaatgaataagatactaatttaaaattaatttataaatttagaaactaatttatatattaataattttgtagtctataaaatagtatctaatatagaaaatataataattaattattttttctttaaaattaatttttatttaataaatttctaGTAGTGTTtcttgacaatttttttttaaaaaacttaaattttcaTTAAAGATATCGAGTTCAATTTTAGTCATACTAAAAATTTTGTCAATTCTAACAACTATaccataatatataattttgaaattcagcaatattaatatttatatatatttcgaTTATTATGGCAtagaacaattaaaaaaatcaagtaAAACAAAGTAAAATGCATGGTTATCCCTCTTTCctttcacacacacacacatatatatatatatatatatatatatatatattacatcatATTGTAGAATAATGGTCGGTCAGGAGAAGGCTAGAAGCCTAAATGGTACCCAAATTATGGGTCACTAGTATAAGTCATTCAAATGTGAGACAACTTTTTGCTTTTATTAGAGTAGTTGTGGATTCACAGAAGAGAAGCGATTAATTAGAGGGtgatggaattaaattcatGACATGGAGGATTGAGTTGAGGCCACCACATTGTGGGGTCCCTACTAACATGACTTGAGAAGAAATTGTTCTAATTTAGGTCAAATGGCTTTGTATTTTCCTTTTCAAAGATGTAATCTAATCAGGGATTCTGGTCATAGTTAGAGGAATGGCCCTTTCACCACATAATTATCAATGTCAACACTAATAAACATTAGGGTGAAATGGCACATGGGGGCATTCATACACGTGTGGCCTACCCCTTGCTTTTAACATTGCAGCATGTGAACCCTTTACTTAACATATGTACACCTTTCTCAAAACGATCACCAACTCTCTTCATATCTTTCACTCATTCTCATCTTATCAGTATTCTCTCAAACCAAATATATATATGCACACATATAATAATCCTTATATTCAAAACATACCTTCACTACCAAA
Encoded here:
- the LOC137839151 gene encoding uncharacterized protein, yielding MYDRCYRGRGALKETFILGVEEFITKACQQECYLNDGGIRCPCTKCDCTRILEERLVKVHLYKHGFKSNYWIWSDHGEDMVEGDLDNNDNCMPLEIIGGAHLQSQNDQVRLMEDMVYDAFRQQESFRVPNVDNMEEPPNEETQRFYDLLLDANAPLYKGSSDSKLSMCVRLLACKSNWNIPNQCLEFISKMLLDATPTKIGLPKSYYDAKRLVSKLGLQAKRIDCCVDGCMLFYDNEYGKNDGALLRCKFCHKSRYHHQNTRPSNKKPVPVKAMFYLPIIPRLQRMYASTQTAGQMTWHYDNRSNNGVLRHPCDGEAWKHFDTIYPDFSVEARNVRLGLCSDGFNPYVQASNAPYSCWPIIVTPYNLPPEMCMSKPYMFLSCLIPGPFNPKAGIDVFLEPLIDDLKKLWSGVPTYDISRKENFMMRAMLMWTINDFPAYGMLSGWGTHGKLACPHCMEHSKAFRLHHGGKNSWFDSHRRFLPNDHAFRRNKNAFKKGEVDMDPPPPKFTPTQVWNRVKAYPKVTESGVQRIHGYGEWHNWTKRSIFWDLPYWKDNILRHNLDVMHIEKNFFDNIFNTVMNVTGKTKDNDKARMDLSLYCRRRDLELKSHPNGKMLKPKANYTLATEEIKHVCQWLKDLRMPDGYSSNLARCADVNKGRVLGMKSHDCHVFMECLLPIAFSSLPTHVLNPIIEDDLTRMEQNIPIILCKLERIFPPAFFDSMEHLPVHLAYEAKLGGPVHYRWMYPYERFMGYAKRSVKNKARVEGSICASYLHRETTHFCSHYFNNFMLRPQHCRNEVDIESERLPSILSVFDQHGRHSGRKITRWLTDEELNSAHVHILINCNEVKPYLDSFLHCNEISESHASARLHTDFPLWFRTQVHNDPLNVNNQHLRDLSLGPLRCVKEWHTFFVNGYKFHTHAWSEGKKTINSGVHVKGLTEGGEDDFYGVIQHIYEVEYNSSTSDNKVVLFYCNWFDPSTRGTRVDSKYGIVDIRMDRRYVPFDPFIIAHNVRQVYYVPYAASRRDKRGWCVAIKTKPRGRIDSDDVEVEVPYQVDEMSHVNEVIEVERVSGLQDLEAELEEVDINNVSSFEDQIDEETNEWEEDNEEGESEDEYGDDFDISSSE